In Candidatus Edwardsbacteria bacterium, the genomic window ACCTCCAGGGACAACACTATCCGGTTGACAAAATTAAAATAGGACACCACCAATGTGGCATCCAATATGGCGCTGTCGCAAAGCCCTGCTTTTCGCAACGGCTCGGTTTGATCAATTTCCTTGGACTGGCCGGGATTCAGGGTAAGAGACTCGGCAAAGGCGCATAGCTGCACCTCTCTTCCGGACAATTCTGCCTGGCGGTAATCTTTTCTCAACAATATCACTTTATGGTCATTTTTCCAATAATGGTTCAAGGCCGCAGAATGATGGATCTGGCAATATTCGCATTTATTGCATGCCGATACGACCACAGCCATCATCTCTCGTTCGGCCCGGGAAAGCAGGGACTGGCTGAACATGATTTCCAT contains:
- a CDS encoding peroxidase-related enzyme (This protein belongs to a clade of uncharacterized proteins related to peroxidases such as the alkylhydroperoxidase AhpD.), with amino-acid sequence SSGRLKEIYDELIDKRGQLADVHTIQSLRPESIIKHIDLYMEIMFSQSLLSRAEREMMAVVVSACNKCEYCQIHHSAALNHYWKNDHKVILLRKDYRQAELSGREVQLCAFAESLTLNPGQSKEIDQTEPLRKAGLCDSAILDATLVVSYFNFVNRIVLSLEVGLEKDPGTGYNY